One stretch of Serinicoccus hydrothermalis DNA includes these proteins:
- a CDS encoding helix-turn-helix domain-containing protein, with protein MSSVRQTEQFGHDEERGAAITRLAAAVRAERERAGLSLSELARRAGLSKSTLSQLESGRGNPGVETVWSLATVLGVPFSALIDPPQPERALVRAGAGDPTRSDLADYTALVLSHSPPHVRRDLYRIDAEPGAVKVSVAHATGTVEHVVVITGRARAGTRDDPEDLSPGDYLRYPGDVEHLFEALEPGTSAVLVSQQR; from the coding sequence ATGAGCAGCGTTCGTCAAACCGAACAATTCGGCCACGATGAAGAACGTGGTGCCGCGATCACCCGGCTGGCCGCCGCCGTGCGCGCCGAGCGGGAGCGCGCGGGGCTCAGCCTCTCCGAGCTGGCGCGGCGGGCGGGCCTGTCCAAGTCGACCCTCTCCCAGCTCGAGTCAGGACGGGGCAACCCGGGCGTGGAGACGGTCTGGTCGCTGGCCACGGTCCTGGGGGTGCCCTTCTCGGCGCTCATCGACCCGCCCCAGCCGGAGCGCGCCCTGGTGCGCGCCGGTGCCGGCGACCCCACCCGCTCGGACCTGGCGGACTACACCGCGCTGGTCCTCTCGCACAGCCCGCCGCACGTGCGCCGCGACCTCTACCGCATCGACGCCGAGCCGGGCGCGGTCAAGGTCTCGGTGGCGCACGCGACCGGCACGGTCGAGCACGTCGTCGTCATCACCGGACGGGCCCGGGCCGGCACCCGGGACGATCCCGAGGACCTCTCACCCGGGGACTACCTGCGCTACCCCGGCGACGTGGAGCACCTCTTCGAGGCGCTGGAGCCCGGGACGAGCGCGGTCCTGGTCTCGCAGCAGCGCTGA
- a CDS encoding SDR family NAD(P)-dependent oxidoreductase has product MSSHPSRGVLVTGSSRGVGAAVARAFAARGDRVVVHYLGSEAAAHEVCRSLPGDGHTVVQADLADPDAVERLADESVDALGRVDVLVNNAAMLAAPSEGGSRRGDHPLEETSYPEWVEIWRRTLETNLLGPAHLTWQVARHMIDVSPADGVPVGRIVNVGSRGAYRGEPDIPAYGASKAGLHSFGQSMAQRLGRHGIAVTSVAPGFIETEMAGYALAGDRGAATKAQSPFGRVAQPHEVADAVLALADPRAEWASGAVLDLNGASHLR; this is encoded by the coding sequence ATGAGCTCCCACCCCTCCCGCGGCGTCCTGGTCACCGGCTCCTCCCGGGGCGTGGGGGCCGCAGTGGCCCGGGCCTTCGCGGCGCGGGGCGACCGGGTCGTCGTCCACTACCTCGGCAGCGAGGCGGCCGCCCACGAGGTATGCCGCTCCCTCCCCGGTGACGGGCACACCGTCGTGCAGGCCGACCTCGCCGACCCGGACGCCGTCGAGCGGTTGGCAGACGAGTCGGTCGACGCCCTGGGCCGGGTCGACGTCCTGGTGAACAACGCGGCGATGCTCGCCGCCCCGTCGGAGGGCGGGAGCCGGCGCGGTGACCACCCGCTCGAGGAGACGTCATACCCCGAATGGGTGGAGATCTGGCGGCGCACCCTGGAGACCAACCTGCTCGGCCCGGCCCACCTGACCTGGCAGGTGGCCCGCCACATGATCGACGTCTCACCCGCGGACGGCGTCCCCGTCGGCCGCATCGTCAACGTCGGCAGCCGCGGCGCCTACCGGGGCGAACCGGACATCCCGGCCTACGGTGCGAGCAAGGCCGGCCTGCACTCCTTCGGCCAGTCCATGGCGCAGCGGCTGGGTCGGCACGGCATCGCGGTGACCTCGGTGGCACCGGGCTTCATCGAGACCGAGATGGCCGGGTATGCGCTGGCCGGGGACCGAGGGGCCGCCACGAAGGCGCAGAGCCCGTTCGGCCGGGTCGCCCAGCCCCACGAGGTCGCCGATGCCGTGCTCGCCCTGGCCGACCCGCGGGCGGAGTGGGCCTCCGGGGCGGTGCTGGACCTCAACGGCGCCAGCCACCTGCGCTGA
- a CDS encoding AzlD domain-containing protein: MTLWLWILGACALAYLTKLSGYLVPQRVLASPALMRISACMTVGLLASLVMMNTVADGQRVVLDSRLLALAAAVVALRLRAPFLVVVVAGAVAAALGRLAGLP, translated from the coding sequence ATGACCCTGTGGCTGTGGATCCTCGGCGCGTGCGCGCTCGCCTACCTGACCAAGCTCAGCGGCTACCTCGTGCCCCAGCGGGTGCTCGCGTCCCCAGCGCTCATGCGGATCTCCGCCTGCATGACGGTCGGGCTCCTCGCGTCGCTCGTCATGATGAACACCGTCGCCGACGGGCAGCGGGTCGTCCTCGACTCCCGGCTGCTCGCGCTGGCCGCCGCGGTCGTGGCGCTGCGCCTGCGCGCGCCCTTCCTCGTGGTCGTGGTCGCCGGGGCGGTCGCCGCCGCCCTGGGCCGGCTGGCCGGCCTGCCCTGA
- a CDS encoding flotillin family protein codes for MDLAGPVLIVAFVVIVLVVLGMVAFVYAKVRFKIATPDEALIITGRKSGTPVINPETGDETTDLSGQRVVIGGGTFVKPIFEQVARLSLASQSFPVTAEDATTKSGVGVTLRSIAVVKVGGTERMVRAAAQRFAGRSQEQVIEQQTSEVLVGVLRTIAGTLTVESILYERQDFSKEVKDIAVPMLAERGLILENFEIQTVEDSGDYIRNLGRPRAAAVARDAEIAEAQARQESTERSNESAVQIAESNKALALRNAQIARETATAEAEAGAAQERAEAEAQQSVLVEQEQVAQRRAALREQELQTEVRKPAEARKYEAAQEADARKYAAEQEAEAAKTTAIRKAEAEAQRTTAQADAEAAALRARAEAALVEQQRGAEGALAKARAEADGVQARGEAEAAAERAKGEARGAAIKAEADAYQTFPESARLQMVLDALPKMAQPYADALGSIDDITVIDRDGASRLSGQVSTGVQELAKQLKSQTGIDLLHMLRSERSADDGPAGTAVTADSAVDG; via the coding sequence ATGGATCTCGCCGGTCCCGTCCTGATCGTCGCGTTCGTCGTCATCGTCCTGGTCGTCCTGGGGATGGTCGCCTTCGTCTACGCCAAGGTGCGGTTCAAGATCGCCACCCCCGACGAGGCGCTCATCATCACCGGACGCAAGAGCGGCACCCCCGTCATCAACCCCGAGACCGGCGACGAGACCACCGACCTGTCCGGCCAGCGGGTCGTCATCGGTGGCGGCACCTTCGTCAAGCCGATCTTCGAGCAGGTGGCGCGGCTGTCCCTCGCCTCCCAGAGCTTCCCGGTCACGGCCGAGGACGCCACCACCAAGAGCGGTGTCGGCGTCACCCTGCGCAGCATCGCCGTCGTCAAGGTCGGGGGGACCGAGCGGATGGTGCGCGCCGCGGCGCAGCGCTTCGCCGGGCGCAGCCAGGAGCAGGTCATCGAGCAGCAGACCAGCGAGGTGCTCGTCGGTGTGCTGCGCACGATCGCGGGCACGCTGACGGTCGAGTCGATCCTCTACGAGCGCCAGGACTTCTCCAAGGAGGTCAAGGACATCGCCGTGCCGATGCTGGCCGAGCGCGGCCTCATCCTGGAGAACTTCGAGATCCAGACCGTCGAGGACTCCGGCGACTACATCCGCAACCTGGGCCGTCCCCGCGCCGCCGCAGTGGCCCGCGACGCCGAGATCGCCGAGGCGCAGGCCCGGCAGGAGAGCACCGAGCGCTCCAACGAGTCCGCCGTGCAGATCGCGGAGTCCAACAAGGCGCTCGCGCTGCGCAACGCGCAGATCGCCCGCGAGACCGCTACGGCCGAGGCCGAGGCGGGGGCGGCGCAGGAGCGCGCCGAGGCCGAGGCGCAGCAGTCGGTGCTCGTCGAGCAGGAGCAGGTGGCCCAGCGCCGGGCGGCGCTGCGCGAGCAGGAGCTGCAGACCGAGGTCCGCAAGCCGGCCGAGGCGCGCAAGTACGAGGCCGCCCAGGAGGCGGACGCCCGCAAGTATGCCGCGGAGCAGGAGGCCGAGGCCGCCAAGACCACCGCGATCCGCAAGGCGGAGGCCGAGGCCCAGCGCACGACGGCCCAGGCCGACGCCGAGGCCGCGGCCCTCCGGGCGCGCGCCGAGGCCGCGCTGGTGGAGCAGCAGCGGGGCGCCGAGGGTGCGCTGGCGAAGGCCCGCGCCGAGGCCGACGGGGTGCAGGCGCGCGGCGAGGCCGAGGCGGCGGCCGAGCGGGCCAAGGGTGAGGCGCGGGGTGCCGCGATCAAGGCGGAGGCCGACGCCTACCAGACCTTCCCCGAGTCGGCACGACTGCAGATGGTGCTCGACGCGCTGCCCAAGATGGCGCAGCCCTACGCCGACGCCCTCGGCAGCATCGACGACATCACCGTCATCGACCGCGACGGGGCTTCCCGGCTCTCCGGCCAGGTCTCGACCGGGGTGCAGGAGCTGGCCAAGCAGCTGAAGTCGCAGACCGGCATCGACCTGCTCCACATGCTGCGGTCCGAGCGGTCCGCTGACGACGGGCCGGCCGGCACGGCCGTGACCGCGGACAGCGCCGTCGACGGCTGA
- a CDS encoding helix-turn-helix domain-containing protein, whose amino-acid sequence MPAEDGHRVSCHLDELLAARGMTVSALAEAVGVTPVNISVLKNDRAKAIRFSTLTAICEVLGCQVGDLLSVRPTTVGQPG is encoded by the coding sequence ATGCCGGCCGAGGACGGGCACCGGGTGTCCTGCCACCTGGACGAGCTGCTCGCCGCGCGGGGGATGACGGTGTCCGCGCTCGCCGAGGCGGTGGGGGTGACCCCGGTCAACATCTCGGTGCTGAAGAACGACCGCGCCAAGGCCATCCGCTTCTCCACCCTCACCGCGATCTGCGAGGTGCTGGGCTGCCAGGTCGGCGATCTCCTCAGCGTCCGTCCCACGACGGTCGGCCAGCCAGGCTGA
- a CDS encoding alpha/beta hydrolase yields the protein MTTRKVRRVAWLHAVLGLVAVVVAAWIWLTRAGVLLAGHPAYLVSVTVVGLAGLALLVLAVRGARGRAGRARAPGWLRVLGRVALALVTVLVVGALAWLRPFPASPEATGLMSGDAGVDVTDSAGRITLTPTGAAPDDGLIFQPGARVDPRAYLPLLTEVAAQGHLVVVVKQPFDIGFTALGAPEGIIEDHPDVSRWSLGGHSLGGVVASAYAQDYPAEVDGLVLWASYPLGDLSDRDDLAASTIFGSNDGLATPADIEASRPDLPPGTEVVEIPGGVHAFFGDYGEQPGDGTPGVTREAAQDQIVEASLALLAAAGS from the coding sequence GTGACCACGAGGAAAGTCCGCCGCGTGGCCTGGCTCCACGCGGTGCTCGGCCTCGTCGCGGTGGTGGTGGCCGCCTGGATCTGGCTGACCCGGGCGGGCGTGCTGCTGGCCGGCCACCCGGCCTACCTCGTCTCCGTCACCGTCGTCGGCCTCGCCGGGCTGGCCCTGCTGGTCCTGGCGGTGCGCGGAGCGCGCGGCCGGGCAGGTCGGGCGCGGGCGCCCGGATGGCTCCGCGTGCTCGGCCGTGTCGCCCTCGCCCTGGTGACGGTCCTCGTGGTCGGCGCCCTGGCGTGGTTGCGACCCTTCCCCGCGAGCCCGGAGGCGACCGGCCTGATGTCCGGGGACGCGGGCGTGGACGTGACCGACTCGGCCGGTCGGATCACGCTCACACCGACCGGGGCGGCGCCGGACGACGGGCTGATCTTCCAGCCGGGCGCGCGGGTCGACCCACGGGCATACCTGCCGCTGCTCACGGAGGTCGCCGCGCAGGGCCACCTCGTGGTCGTCGTCAAGCAGCCCTTCGACATCGGCTTCACCGCGCTCGGGGCGCCGGAGGGCATCATCGAGGACCACCCGGACGTGTCGCGGTGGAGCCTCGGCGGGCACAGCCTCGGTGGCGTCGTGGCCTCGGCGTATGCCCAGGACTACCCGGCCGAGGTCGACGGCCTGGTCCTGTGGGCGTCCTATCCCCTGGGTGACCTCAGCGACCGCGACGACCTGGCCGCGAGCACGATCTTCGGCAGCAACGACGGGCTGGCCACGCCCGCGGACATCGAGGCGAGCCGCCCGGACCTGCCGCCGGGCACCGAGGTGGTCGAGATCCCCGGTGGCGTGCACGCCTTCTTCGGTGACTACGGCGAGCAGCCCGGGGACGGGACGCCGGGAGTCACCCGCGAGGCGGCCCAGGACCAGATCGTCGAGGCCAGCCTGGCGCTGCTGGCGGCCGCCGGGTCCTGA
- a CDS encoding AzlC family ABC transporter permease, which yields MSLAATVRNSPATRAGLSIAVATGAYGISFGALGTASGLGVLEVCALSLLTFSGGSQFAFVGVVAGGGSPASAAGASTLLGLRNGVYAMQMNALLRPRGWWKLAAAQVTIDESTATALAQEDAEEQRRGFWVAGVGIFLLWNLMTLVGALAGEALGDPQRWGLDGAAVAAFLGLLWPRLRSREPWAIAAVCAVVTVLCIPLVPPGVPILVAAAVAAGIGWWRLRRDRELATEQPA from the coding sequence ATGAGCCTGGCCGCCACCGTGCGCAACAGCCCCGCCACCCGGGCCGGCCTGTCGATCGCGGTCGCCACGGGTGCCTACGGCATCTCCTTCGGTGCGCTCGGCACGGCGAGCGGGCTCGGCGTCCTCGAGGTCTGCGCCCTGAGCCTGCTCACCTTCTCCGGCGGGTCGCAGTTCGCCTTCGTTGGCGTCGTCGCCGGTGGCGGGTCGCCCGCCTCGGCCGCCGGGGCGTCCACGTTGCTCGGCCTGCGCAACGGGGTCTACGCGATGCAGATGAACGCCCTGCTCCGGCCCCGGGGCTGGTGGAAGCTCGCCGCGGCGCAGGTGACCATCGACGAGTCCACCGCCACGGCGCTGGCCCAGGAGGACGCCGAGGAGCAGCGGCGCGGCTTCTGGGTCGCGGGCGTGGGCATCTTCCTGCTATGGAACCTCATGACCCTCGTCGGCGCGCTGGCCGGCGAGGCGCTGGGCGACCCCCAGCGCTGGGGCCTGGACGGGGCGGCGGTGGCCGCCTTCCTCGGGCTGCTCTGGCCCCGTCTCCGCTCGCGCGAGCCCTGGGCGATCGCCGCGGTGTGCGCGGTGGTGACGGTGCTGTGCATACCCCTGGTCCCCCCGGGCGTGCCGATCCTCGTGGCCGCCGCGGTCGCCGCCGGCATCGGCTGGTGGCGGCTGCGCCGTGACCGCGAGCTCGCGACGGAGCAGCCGGCATGA